The Lysobacter enzymogenes DNA segment TCCAGCTCGTACCAGATCTCCAGCATCTCGCGCGAATCCACGCCCAGGTCGCCGCCCAGGTAGGAATCGTGATCGACCGTATCGCGGGTGAAACCGGTTTTCTTGATGTCGTTGATGACGTCCAGAACCGCGTTCGTCGCCTCGTCTTGCTTGCTCATGGCTGCTCTCCTTTTCGACTCGTTGCTGGTGCGGGACCGCGCTGGCGCGCGCGGCGCTTACAGCGCGCCGTGCTCGCGCGCGACCTGGGCGATCATCTCGACCGCGGTATCGATTTCTTCGTGGGTGTGGGTGGCCATCACCGACAGGCGCAGGCGCTCCAGGCCCGGCGGCAC contains these protein-coding regions:
- a CDS encoding acyl carrier protein, giving the protein MSKQDEATNAVLDVINDIKKTGFTRDTVDHDSYLGGDLGVDSREMLEIWYELEQRLGVAVGDAEKRDLYTLGDVVALLQRKLEGADAGREAVAAA